From Paenibacillus physcomitrellae, the proteins below share one genomic window:
- a CDS encoding caspase family protein: MRKALVIGINNYPSSPLHGCINDASSFASIIEANGDGSPNFDVKIVTDVQTKSNLKGLIIDLFKGDSETALFYFSGHGYIDDIGGYIVTPDFSTNDYGVSMDEILSIANDSKCKNRIIILDCCHSGAFGSPKINGGTKTQIVEGVSILTASKDNEPSLEVNGHGVFTNLLLDALQGGAADLRGHITPGSVYAYIDQALGEWDQRPVFKTNISRFTSLRSVSPQVPIGILRKLVNYFPTPEQQFALDPSFEVTNATNIEHKVIEPYADQNNVTTFKELQKLESVGLVVPVGEEHMYFAAMNSRACKLTALGYHYWRLVKDKRI, from the coding sequence TTGAGAAAGGCACTAGTTATAGGGATCAATAACTACCCATCTTCACCTCTACATGGTTGCATTAATGATGCTTCTTCTTTCGCTAGCATTATTGAAGCTAACGGCGACGGATCTCCAAATTTCGATGTGAAGATAGTTACGGATGTTCAGACCAAATCAAATTTAAAAGGGCTAATAATAGATTTGTTTAAAGGTGATAGCGAGACAGCTTTATTTTATTTTTCAGGACACGGTTATATAGATGATATTGGTGGATATATTGTAACACCGGATTTTTCAACCAATGATTACGGGGTTTCTATGGATGAAATACTTTCCATAGCAAATGATTCGAAATGTAAAAATAGGATTATTATTCTGGATTGTTGTCATTCCGGAGCCTTTGGTTCTCCTAAAATAAATGGAGGGACAAAAACACAAATTGTTGAAGGAGTATCAATTTTAACTGCGAGCAAAGATAACGAACCTTCATTAGAGGTTAATGGGCACGGTGTATTCACGAATTTATTGTTGGATGCGCTACAAGGGGGGGCTGCTGATTTAAGAGGGCATATCACACCTGGGAGTGTTTATGCCTATATTGACCAAGCATTGGGAGAGTGGGATCAAAGACCTGTTTTTAAAACAAACATATCCCGTTTCACATCTTTACGGAGCGTTAGTCCACAGGTCCCGATTGGGATTCTTAGGAAACTGGTAAACTACTTCCCTACTCCTGAACAGCAATTCGCTTTAGATCCTTCTTTTGAAGTTACGAATGCCACAAACATTGAGCATAAAGTCATAGAACCTTATGCAGATCAAAATAATGTAACGACATTTAAAGAACTTCAGAAACTTGAAAGTGTTGGTTTAGTTGTTCCGGTGGGGGAAGAACACATGTATTTTGCAGCAATGAATTCGAGAGCCTGTAAACTCACTGCTTTAGGGTATCATTACTGGAGACTTGTAAAGGACAAGAGAATCTGA
- a CDS encoding toll/interleukin-1 receptor domain-containing protein, producing the protein MFNGFNLITDEKFLSYKERGYAIYNGHRQSVENELNKFILDDGSINGSELQEDWFPQINADIFISHSHADEEKAIALAGWLNYAFGLSVFIDSCVWGYADDLLKKIDDKFCRNPDGSTYSYEKRNNSTSHVHMMLSTALIMMMDKTECIVFLNTPNSIDSTDIINRTKSPWIYYEIGVTRSVRRKIPERPTGIIKKGLFENAQALTIKYKVDLNHLREIKQSDLEYWERDYIRNKEMHPLDLLYGKHNLIEYLR; encoded by the coding sequence TTGTTTAACGGATTTAACCTAATAACAGATGAAAAATTTCTTTCATATAAAGAACGTGGATACGCTATTTATAATGGTCATAGACAAAGTGTAGAGAATGAATTAAATAAATTTATTCTTGATGATGGTAGTATAAATGGATCAGAATTACAAGAGGACTGGTTCCCTCAAATCAATGCAGATATTTTTATCTCTCATTCTCATGCTGATGAAGAAAAAGCAATCGCTTTGGCTGGATGGCTAAACTATGCTTTCGGATTGAGTGTTTTTATTGATTCTTGTGTATGGGGCTATGCTGATGATCTTCTGAAAAAAATAGACGACAAATTTTGTAGAAATCCTGATGGATCCACATATAGTTACGAAAAACGAAATAATTCAACTAGTCACGTACATATGATGCTATCAACTGCATTAATAATGATGATGGATAAAACAGAATGTATAGTATTTCTAAATACTCCAAACTCTATTGATTCGACTGATATAATTAATAGGACAAAATCGCCTTGGATTTATTATGAGATAGGCGTAACTCGATCAGTAAGAAGGAAGATACCTGAAAGACCTACAGGTATCATTAAGAAGGGGCTATTTGAGAATGCCCAGGCACTCACCATTAAATATAAAGTAGACTTGAATCACTTGCGTGAAATCAAGCAAAGTGATCTTGAATATTGGGAAAGGGATTATATTCGTAATAAAGAAATGCATCCGTTAGATCTTTTATATGGGAAGCACAACCTCATTGAATATTTAAGATAG
- a CDS encoding response regulator transcription factor, which produces MYRFLVLQKKEGDGEMDTHKIMIVDDDPHICEIVQAYCEREGYIVTYSHSGAEAMKLLISFKPDLIVLDVLLANDNGMDWCRNARSYTNAPILFLSSREEDEVKIRALSDGGDDYVTKPFSPGVLMAKIKAHLRRVSTGRKGQLLELPGLTLDFYAQSVTMGSETIFLSKREFSLLSYMAQNVNCVVSVDALFQLIWGMESVEDTRTVAVHISNLRKKIEADPAHPERIVTIRGAGYMLVARNTLQQVRT; this is translated from the coding sequence ATGTATCGTTTCCTTGTACTGCAGAAGAAGGAAGGTGACGGTGAGATGGACACGCATAAAATTATGATCGTCGATGATGATCCCCATATATGCGAGATTGTTCAGGCATATTGTGAGCGGGAGGGCTACATAGTCACCTACAGTCATAGCGGGGCAGAAGCGATGAAACTGCTTATATCGTTCAAACCAGATTTAATTGTACTGGATGTATTGCTAGCTAATGATAACGGCATGGATTGGTGCAGGAACGCACGCAGCTACACGAACGCGCCGATCCTTTTCTTGAGCAGCCGTGAGGAAGATGAGGTGAAAATCAGAGCATTGTCCGATGGCGGCGACGATTATGTTACCAAACCGTTCAGTCCGGGCGTACTCATGGCCAAGATCAAGGCGCACCTTCGCCGAGTGTCGACGGGCAGAAAGGGACAACTGTTGGAATTACCAGGTTTGACACTTGATTTCTACGCCCAGTCAGTCACCATGGGGAGTGAAACGATCTTTTTATCGAAAAGAGAGTTCAGTCTACTATCCTATATGGCACAAAACGTAAACTGTGTCGTTAGTGTAGATGCGTTGTTTCAGCTCATCTGGGGAATGGAAAGTGTGGAGGATACGAGAACGGTCGCTGTACACATCAGTAATTTACGCAAAAAAATCGAGGCTGACCCTGCCCATCCTGAAAGAATTGTTACGATTCGAGGGGCGGGATATATGCTGGTTGCCAGAAATACATTGCAGCAAGTGCGAACATAG
- a CDS encoding InlB B-repeat-containing protein yields MKQVIKRGWKLKSRILSLMLVISMVVSLLPMNLLPVQQATAAEPSGFQDVSPTDWFYDAVIYVHKNEIFNGTGDDTFLPQGTMTRAMYVTALGRMAGLDVSKYSESTFADVQAGIWYAPYVAWAVKKGITVGTDKQNFSPDATVSREQMVTMTLRYFESYQIPYQTSNLIATEPADLANISPWAVDSVVKLWQAGLFVGDKNGNFNPHAQATRAEAAVTFMRSNAVVKAWQNQNQETLTPTPEPSSDNGDNSSGNSAGNSGSNSGGNSGGNSGGNSNTEYVLTFESNGGTVVTGQLVKHGSKAAMPEAPTKAGYTFGGWYSNSSLTIPYDFTTAVTGNITLYAKWTIGKKNSYTVSFDSNGGSTVADQTVEEGEALSKLPAPAKEGQIFQGWFRDSELSLIFAEGTAVTADTKLYAKYIDNVNNAVQRVPSYSVLNVAQDFTIAVIDATGTLTASEVQAGMTFKDTANPDSAGITVTGSDGLFTVASATGRFEEGNTYQLTLTDDKLSFQGQDATTSICVFSVAKQEVMNVPLNPNLIYLAFSEVTDMMLNGADAGSPAIPVVTTTMGDSDTDLAAANASSGTFTYTGSAAIQVGDTVAIYEGVRPDLRTVDTTGVDDGDVAYIQITAINGNVYTYDHADAKQVLFKPDVLPVSVEADEDEDPDNHSITVAHAAMNYSDGQYAPLGLSELTTVDVGDFIAFYEGELAEDNEALGVIGYGRIMSITPDAERDVITYEDATEEEIRHIFDVYQQQAIDGDTLLSEEETARLEDQIEQEAVASGFVDKAANYLSTLATQTDAFKTQVEVKALSFPSGVGEVSVENLTVVASLGTGVKNIAGQTSGVSATLQVGADIVIRTHEESDLVIHMTGTFLQEISLNLSVNGATEWGEACAWFLCVPYPNDYRVTADLDAFTYTGINITAEIATVEHDKLQDALDDWLGAKNAGRLGKVLDIATEVQALINGVQDTEVDTAALKAQYKEMMENETDWVPLIKKKLFENSVRVVFGIIEVNFTAEFVVSTNVNLSIGADFNYTTAKRYSATVYVLGLRGTSDTVPLPGDGNYQFTFYVMGTLGLRAGIHLELKAGVGSVKLNSIGIAVEPGAYVNLWGYFYYQLKNVSDVRTTRSLGALIVEMGIYLESAVGAQLGDGLLSASVPIYENTWPLYTVGEQKNVDDFAYPQDESLSLNLAGSVSSIPVPEKLLTMSRFDLKTGDTDTQAFDRSRFDIQVDNPNFKYNSNTGKIEVVDKSIQVSEGNLVITWKGAPLSFTSEPLKRTIPLIWLAREGDYTLQLDPKNGDTTQIVAAPYNAAISVQTPAYAGYTFEGWYTAASGGTKTTIPSRMPAEDLTLYAQWIANTNTPYTVQHYLIDPNTRTSTSPVYTETKTGTTGAEIRITSDKYSNQGYTDGTVNGVFIKGDGSTVVKLYYYPKNRTMTFDFGYTGAPGSTVTEPFGKNIAARIPMPTRPGYTFAGWSPEIPDTMPASDTFYTAKWAAKEDTPYQVVYLLQNIGSDTYTVADTESYRGTTDIEASLTNPTRTYEGFTFNASVPGTVLAAPISGKGTTVLKLYYKRNSYAMTVNYNGSGDATKVVNVPFGATTGLYLGSPTWQGHAFTGWSPDPLATMPAHDVEYTAQWTLNSYTVSFNSNGGSPVADQTVGYGSQASEPDEPTKDGLVFGGWYTDSGFNTAYDFTTAVVTSDVTLYAKWLHSYTVTFDSNEGSAVVAQQVNEGDKAAPPAAPTKEGFVFSGWYSDSDLTRSYDFETERVTANLTLYAKWTEAPKTNYTVSFISNGGTEIDAQIVAEGAVATAAAPTREGHTFAGWYRDSGLTSSFSFTTPITENITLYANWTLNSYTVSFDSNEGQTSTVSSQTVDYGGTATIPDQPTRAGYVFKGWYKIDTNGTNAYDFTSAVTANLTLYAKWTEVYTVSFESNGGTPVASQTVEVNGIVEEPAVPMKSGYTFGGWYSDSSFTNGYNFATQVTANLTLYAQWTSNSYTVNFESNGGPEVPSQTVSAGGRAVTPSVPTWPGYTFDGWYNDLDWTNAFDFTTAVTADITLYAKWTVSAWRQVGDAMDKDYWIRLVFDSQGTPYASAGGLYVKKYEQGAWRTIGDYDNLGYGSRLKLAIDRHDVPYIVYYRNRTDELAEGTVVYKYNSTTSAWEPVGDILPYDGNDNFIEFDSKNTPYVVLDSLLSDRVNVVKFNGTQWVDVSGGEELNEFGDNSSIAFDEYDTPYLFYSYQGDDGSKWTLKKYEGNAWQTIGSEIISDNASFAIAPDGVPYVVYKDRGESWDAVTNFTVKRYDKNSSSWQTVGNSAFATGPFFGIGIDFDSKGTSYVAYQDATKGNKVSVVKYEGDWSYVSNGGFSAGEASLIKLAIDDNDNIYVIYVDNSNGEKVTVMKYDPEGQLATPYLSPASFNEPSLEMSLAPESVFGLNPLASNPDVTITGSENAPSGYEYNTRSILDLIQIKRDETVLDIRFNTENKVFSVIDPETDAEVATLTLDTTSDLVSFEEGSSGIVVHPSEGLAETATDSLLFKLWVNDSKVDQAELPFHVDGTNPTVTSSTYHEDGTISLSFSEDLSVALEPGGITLDYSASGDFTDEDTVHLNSLHYSVSMISRREFKIELNPETAEYLKPESPGKFRIVALGFRDFAGNSVKLPEGGIIIDVPGEIL; encoded by the coding sequence ATGAAGCAGGTAATAAAACGTGGATGGAAGTTAAAATCGCGAATTCTGTCGTTGATGCTTGTTATCAGCATGGTAGTAAGCTTGCTGCCAATGAACTTACTGCCGGTGCAGCAGGCAACAGCGGCCGAACCAAGTGGATTTCAAGATGTTAGTCCAACGGACTGGTTCTACGATGCAGTCATCTATGTCCATAAGAATGAAATATTCAACGGAACGGGCGATGACACCTTCTTACCTCAGGGAACGATGACGCGTGCCATGTATGTGACGGCGCTCGGACGAATGGCGGGCCTGGATGTAAGCAAGTATTCCGAGTCGACCTTTGCCGATGTGCAAGCGGGAATTTGGTATGCGCCATATGTAGCGTGGGCGGTTAAGAAAGGGATTACCGTCGGCACGGATAAGCAGAATTTTTCTCCAGATGCAACTGTATCCAGGGAGCAGATGGTAACGATGACTTTGCGGTATTTTGAAAGTTATCAGATTCCCTATCAAACAAGTAATCTCATAGCCACGGAGCCAGCCGACCTCGCGAATATCTCTCCGTGGGCAGTTGACTCTGTCGTCAAGCTGTGGCAAGCAGGCTTGTTTGTCGGGGATAAAAATGGTAATTTCAACCCTCATGCTCAAGCGACTCGTGCGGAAGCTGCTGTTACCTTCATGCGTAGCAACGCGGTTGTGAAGGCGTGGCAAAATCAGAATCAAGAGACGTTGACACCTACACCTGAACCCAGCAGCGACAACGGTGATAACAGCAGTGGCAATAGTGCTGGAAACAGCGGCAGCAATAGTGGCGGAAATAGTGGCGGCAATAGCGGTGGCAATAGCAATACTGAGTACGTGCTTACGTTCGAGAGCAATGGAGGCACAGTAGTAACTGGCCAGTTGGTGAAACATGGCTCCAAGGCTGCGATGCCTGAAGCGCCGACAAAGGCAGGTTACACGTTCGGTGGCTGGTATAGCAACAGCAGCTTGACAATTCCCTACGATTTCACGACAGCAGTGACTGGTAATATCACGTTGTATGCAAAGTGGACGATTGGCAAAAAAAATAGTTATACGGTGAGCTTTGACAGTAACGGCGGGTCGACGGTCGCTGATCAGACGGTGGAAGAAGGGGAAGCGCTGAGTAAGCTGCCTGCTCCAGCAAAAGAAGGGCAGATTTTCCAAGGGTGGTTCAGGGACAGCGAGCTATCGCTTATTTTCGCGGAGGGCACTGCCGTTACTGCGGACACGAAGCTGTATGCAAAGTATATAGATAACGTGAACAACGCGGTACAGCGTGTTCCTAGCTACTCGGTGCTGAATGTCGCACAGGACTTCACAATCGCCGTCATCGATGCGACCGGCACTCTGACGGCATCCGAAGTACAAGCGGGGATGACGTTCAAGGACACTGCGAATCCGGATTCTGCGGGAATTACGGTCACCGGTTCAGACGGACTCTTCACGGTAGCGTCCGCAACCGGTCGGTTCGAGGAAGGCAACACGTATCAGCTTACGTTGACAGACGATAAGCTGTCCTTCCAGGGTCAAGACGCAACGACGAGCATCTGCGTGTTCAGCGTCGCCAAACAAGAAGTTATGAACGTTCCGCTGAATCCGAACCTGATCTATCTGGCCTTCTCGGAAGTCACGGATATGATGCTGAACGGCGCGGACGCAGGTTCGCCCGCGATTCCGGTGGTCACGACGACGATGGGCGACAGCGATACCGATCTTGCCGCAGCGAATGCGAGCAGCGGAACGTTCACGTACACCGGAAGCGCCGCGATTCAAGTGGGAGATACCGTCGCCATCTATGAAGGGGTTCGCCCCGATCTGCGCACGGTAGACACAACCGGCGTCGACGACGGCGATGTCGCCTATATCCAGATTACGGCGATTAACGGCAACGTCTACACTTATGATCACGCAGATGCCAAGCAAGTGCTGTTCAAGCCGGATGTGCTGCCTGTGAGCGTAGAAGCGGATGAGGATGAGGATCCGGATAATCATTCCATCACGGTAGCGCATGCCGCGATGAACTATAGCGACGGTCAGTATGCGCCGCTTGGCTTGAGCGAGCTTACGACCGTCGATGTGGGCGACTTTATCGCTTTCTATGAAGGGGAATTAGCCGAAGACAACGAAGCGCTCGGCGTCATCGGTTATGGGCGTATTATGTCGATTACGCCTGACGCGGAGAGGGACGTCATTACGTATGAAGATGCCACAGAAGAAGAGATCAGGCATATCTTCGACGTCTATCAGCAGCAAGCGATTGATGGCGATACGCTGCTGTCGGAGGAGGAGACCGCGAGGCTCGAGGACCAGATCGAGCAGGAAGCGGTAGCCAGCGGATTCGTCGATAAAGCCGCGAACTATTTGTCTACTCTAGCTACGCAGACGGACGCCTTCAAGACACAGGTGGAGGTGAAGGCGCTATCGTTCCCAAGCGGCGTGGGCGAAGTCAGCGTGGAGAATCTAACCGTCGTCGCATCGCTGGGCACGGGAGTGAAGAATATTGCCGGACAAACATCCGGAGTAAGCGCTACACTTCAAGTAGGAGCCGATATTGTCATTCGTACCCATGAAGAAAGCGACCTCGTCATCCATATGACCGGCACGTTCCTTCAGGAGATCAGCTTAAATCTCAGCGTTAATGGGGCGACGGAATGGGGAGAGGCGTGTGCTTGGTTCCTCTGCGTGCCCTACCCGAACGATTATCGTGTCACCGCCGATTTGGATGCCTTTACGTATACCGGGATCAACATCACAGCAGAGATTGCTACCGTTGAACATGATAAGCTGCAAGATGCGCTGGATGACTGGCTGGGAGCGAAGAACGCCGGCCGACTGGGCAAGGTGCTGGACATCGCGACAGAGGTTCAAGCGTTAATCAACGGTGTGCAAGATACCGAAGTAGACACGGCGGCACTGAAGGCACAGTATAAAGAGATGATGGAGAACGAGACGGATTGGGTTCCGTTAATTAAGAAGAAACTGTTCGAGAATAGCGTGCGCGTTGTCTTCGGTATTATTGAAGTCAACTTTACGGCAGAGTTCGTTGTCAGCACCAATGTGAATCTGTCGATCGGAGCCGATTTCAACTATACGACGGCCAAGCGCTACTCAGCTACCGTCTATGTGCTTGGTCTCAGAGGCACAAGTGACACGGTACCCTTGCCGGGTGACGGCAATTACCAGTTTACGTTCTATGTGATGGGGACGCTCGGATTGCGGGCGGGCATTCACCTGGAGCTGAAAGCAGGAGTTGGAAGCGTCAAGCTGAATAGCATTGGGATTGCGGTTGAACCCGGCGCTTATGTGAACTTGTGGGGATATTTTTACTATCAACTAAAAAATGTAAGTGATGTGCGGACCACCCGGTCTTTAGGCGCGCTGATCGTAGAGATGGGCATCTACTTGGAAAGCGCAGTAGGCGCCCAATTGGGCGACGGATTGCTCTCGGCCAGCGTGCCAATCTACGAGAACACATGGCCGTTGTACACGGTAGGGGAGCAGAAGAATGTCGATGACTTCGCCTATCCGCAGGATGAGTCGCTCAGCTTGAACTTGGCGGGCTCCGTTTCTTCCATTCCTGTGCCGGAGAAGCTGCTCACGATGAGCAGGTTTGATTTGAAGACAGGCGACACGGACACCCAGGCGTTTGACCGTTCGAGGTTCGATATACAAGTGGACAATCCAAATTTTAAGTATAATTCGAATACCGGAAAGATCGAAGTGGTGGACAAGAGCATTCAAGTGAGTGAGGGCAACCTGGTCATCACCTGGAAGGGGGCGCCGCTGTCATTCACATCTGAGCCGCTCAAGCGTACGATTCCGTTGATTTGGCTTGCCAGAGAAGGGGACTATACGTTGCAGCTGGATCCGAAGAACGGCGATACGACCCAGATTGTTGCTGCCCCGTATAACGCGGCGATCAGCGTGCAAACCCCGGCATATGCGGGATACACGTTTGAAGGCTGGTATACGGCTGCTTCAGGCGGTACGAAGACGACAATTCCGAGCCGTATGCCAGCGGAGGATCTCACGCTATACGCGCAGTGGATTGCGAACACGAATACGCCTTATACGGTTCAGCATTATTTGATAGACCCGAACACCCGAACATCGACTTCTCCTGTATATACGGAAACGAAGACCGGCACAACCGGCGCGGAGATTCGGATAACCTCGGACAAGTACAGTAATCAAGGTTATACGGACGGTACGGTAAACGGCGTGTTTATTAAGGGCGACGGCTCGACGGTCGTCAAGCTGTATTATTATCCGAAGAATCGCACGATGACTTTCGATTTCGGCTATACGGGCGCTCCCGGTAGCACGGTAACGGAACCATTCGGCAAGAACATCGCCGCTCGCATACCGATGCCGACAAGACCGGGATACACGTTCGCCGGTTGGTCGCCGGAAATTCCGGATACGATGCCGGCTTCTGACACCTTCTATACCGCGAAGTGGGCGGCGAAAGAAGACACGCCGTACCAGGTCGTATATTTGCTGCAAAATATCGGAAGCGACACGTATACGGTTGCGGATACGGAATCGTATCGCGGGACAACCGATATCGAGGCGAGCCTGACGAATCCGACCAGAACGTATGAGGGCTTTACGTTTAATGCCAGCGTTCCAGGAACGGTGCTGGCGGCTCCGATCTCAGGCAAAGGCACAACGGTGCTGAAGCTGTACTACAAGCGCAATAGCTACGCCATGACGGTCAATTACAATGGCTCCGGCGATGCGACCAAGGTCGTTAACGTGCCGTTCGGGGCGACGACAGGGCTATACCTCGGCTCTCCGACCTGGCAGGGTCATGCATTCACGGGATGGTCGCCGGACCCGCTGGCCACGATGCCCGCGCACGATGTCGAGTATACCGCCCAGTGGACGCTGAACAGCTACACGGTGAGCTTCAACAGCAACGGCGGATCGCCGGTAGCTGACCAGACGGTAGGTTATGGCTCCCAGGCAAGCGAACCGGATGAGCCGACGAAGGACGGCCTCGTGTTCGGCGGCTGGTATACCGACAGCGGCTTCAATACGGCCTACGACTTCACGACAGCGGTAGTCACGTCCGATGTGACGTTGTATGCGAAGTGGCTGCACAGCTACACGGTCACTTTCGACAGTAACGAAGGGTCGGCGGTGGTCGCCCAGCAGGTGAATGAAGGTGACAAGGCTGCGCCACCTGCCGCGCCGACGAAGGAGGGCTTTGTATTCAGCGGTTGGTACAGCGACAGCGACTTGACTAGGTCTTATGACTTCGAGACCGAGAGAGTGACGGCTAACCTGACCTTGTATGCAAAATGGACAGAGGCTCCAAAAACCAACTACACGGTGAGCTTCATTAGCAACGGCGGCACGGAAATTGATGCTCAGATAGTGGCAGAAGGCGCCGTGGCAACGGCGGCCGCACCAACGCGTGAAGGCCATACGTTTGCTGGTTGGTACAGAGACAGCGGCTTGACGAGCAGCTTCAGCTTCACGACACCGATAACGGAGAACATCACGCTGTATGCGAATTGGACGTTGAACAGCTACACGGTAAGCTTCGATAGCAACGAGGGACAGACATCGACGGTGAGCAGTCAGACGGTGGATTACGGCGGCACGGCTACGATCCCTGATCAACCGACGCGGGCAGGTTATGTGTTCAAAGGCTGGTACAAAATAGATACCAACGGGACGAATGCCTACGATTTCACGTCAGCGGTGACGGCTAACCTCACGCTCTATGCGAAGTGGACGGAGGTCTACACGGTAAGCTTCGAGAGTAATGGCGGCACGCCGGTGGCTAGTCAAACAGTGGAAGTTAACGGCATAGTTGAGGAGCCTGCCGTACCGATGAAGAGCGGTTACACGTTCGGCGGGTGGTACAGCGACAGCAGCTTTACGAACGGCTACAACTTCGCAACGCAGGTGACGGCTAACCTCACGTTATATGCTCAGTGGACATCGAACAGCTACACGGTAAACTTTGAGAGCAACGGCGGACCAGAGGTGCCGAGCCAGACGGTAAGTGCTGGTGGCAGGGCGGTGACGCCTTCCGTACCAACGTGGCCGGGTTATACGTTCGATGGCTGGTACAACGACCTCGACTGGACGAATGCCTTCGATTTCACGACAGCGGTGACAGCAGATATTACGCTGTACGCGAAGTGGACGGTGTCGGCATGGCGGCAAGTGGGTGACGCGATGGACAAGGATTATTGGATAAGACTCGTATTCGACAGTCAAGGCACTCCTTATGCTTCTGCTGGGGGCTTATACGTTAAGAAATACGAGCAGGGTGCATGGCGGACGATTGGCGACTATGACAATTTGGGTTACGGGAGCCGTCTAAAGCTTGCGATAGATCGTCATGACGTTCCCTATATAGTATATTACAGAAATCGCACCGATGAGTTGGCCGAAGGGACAGTTGTGTATAAATATAACAGTACCACTTCCGCTTGGGAGCCTGTAGGCGATATTCTACCCTATGACGGTAACGACAATTTCATTGAATTCGACAGCAAGAACACTCCGTATGTGGTTCTTGACAGCCTCTTGTCTGACCGCGTAAATGTAGTGAAATTTAATGGCACCCAGTGGGTAGATGTAAGCGGGGGCGAGGAGTTAAACGAATTTGGCGATAATTCAAGCATCGCGTTTGACGAATACGATACTCCTTATTTATTTTACAGTTATCAGGGCGACGACGGTTCTAAGTGGACTTTGAAGAAGTACGAGGGGAACGCATGGCAGACGATCGGCTCAGAGATTATAAGCGACAACGCATCGTTTGCAATTGCTCCTGACGGCGTGCCCTATGTGGTTTACAAGGATAGGGGCGAGTCATGGGATGCGGTGACCAACTTTACGGTGAAGAGATATGATAAAAACTCTTCTTCCTGGCAGACTGTCGGTAATTCCGCATTCGCCACAGGTCCGTTCTTCGGGATCGGGATCGACTTCGACAGCAAGGGCACCTCTTATGTCGCGTATCAGGATGCTACCAAGGGCAACAAGGTGAGCGTAGTCAAATACGAGGGCGATTGGAGCTATGTGAGTAATGGCGGTTTCTCTGCGGGCGAAGCCAGCTTGATAAAGCTTGCGATCGACGACAACGACAATATTTATGTCATCTATGTAGATAACAGCAACGGAGAAAAAGTGACCGTGATGAAGTACGATCCGGAGGGGCAGCTAGCCACTCCATATCTGTCGCCGGCTTCCTTTAACGAACCTTCACTCGAAATGTCTCTTGCGCCGGAAAGCGTCTTTGGGCTCAATCCGCTTGCAAGCAATCCCGATGTGACGATCACGGGTTCGGAAAACGCGCCGTCGGGCTATGAATACAACACCCGGAGCATCCTGGACCTTATCCAAATCAAACGGGACGAAACGGTTTTGGACATCCGGTTTAATACCGAAAACAAGGTCTTCTCCGTCATTGACCCGGAAACCGACGCAGAGGTCGCCACACTCACTTTGGATACGACGTCGGATCTCGTCAGTTTTGAAGAAGGCAGCAGCGGTATCGTCGTCCATCCTTCCGAGGGATTGGCGGAAACTGCAACCGACTCTCTGCTCTTTAAGCTTTGGGTCAATGACAGTAAAGTCGATCAGGCGGAATTGCCATTCCATGTGGATGGGACGAATCCGACCGTAACCAGCAGCACTTACCATGAAGACGGCACGATCTCCCTGAGCTTCAGCGAGGATCTGTCCGTTGCTCTCGAGCCAGGTGGAATCACGCTCGATTATTCGGCCAGCGGCGATTTCACCGATGAGGATACGGTACACTTAAATTCCCTACATTATTCCGTGTCGATGATAAGCCGCCGGGAATTCAAGATTGAGCTAAATCCCGAAACGGCTGAATATCTTAAGCCCGAAAGCCCCGGAAAATTCCGTATCGTCGCGCTTGGCTTTCGGGATTTTGCCGGGAACTCCGTGAAACTGCCAGAGGGTGGCATCATCATTGATGTCCCGGGGGAAATCCTTTAA